The following proteins come from a genomic window of Corallococcus sp. NCRR:
- a CDS encoding serine/threonine-protein kinase, translating to MDPEVVGRRYRILDLLGRGGAGTVWRAQDGLSGPVALKRLHKTVADLARRPGRGTPSAFATQGMALSLAHEFQTLVSLRHPHVIRVLDYGFDAEGRPYLAMDLLEDARTLVEAGTDAPLTVQVGLLIQTLQALAYLHRRGIIHRDLKPGNVLVVRGQVKVLDFGLAVGRDQQGRRAQPAGTPGYLAPELFEDQPPSELTDLFGFGAMACQMFFGRLPHAGQVFATPGFPPALKALLEQLVAPEAHRRPRDAEAVITALSDAVGQPRPAESAATRESFLQSARFVGRVAEREHLTGVLDAALAGHGGAWLIGGESGVGKSRLLEEVRSLALVRGAMVLRGQAVDTGGVPYQEWRAVLRWLPMLTELSDREARVLRPLVPDMEALLGREVPAAPELDADMAQLRLHQTVEDLFARLSQPTVVILEDLHQAHAESLQLLAQLAARAPGLPLLLLVSFRDDESPQLPERLPGTSVLRLQRLNAEEIAQLGESMLGAVGRRPDVVELLRRESEGNPFLLVEVVRALAEDAGGLDRLGAVALPQRVWAGGMRALVQRRLEKVPRDARELLDVAALLGRELDLGVLERAAPGVDVEAWLTDCAAAAVLDVADGRWRFAHDKLRERLLEDLSPTLRPALHRRAALALEAAHPKGHAAALSYHWGQAGDAARESHHARIAGEEALAVGACREALPLLSRALAVAPQTTPLERGRVEALLAEAHFQLGDLEAFRAHAESALAHFGWRVPSSRVAWVLGTLTQTLSRLAQSARPDAYVDDSRRRRESRRLAGRLLMRLTDAFIYAQEALPVLWSGLRMLNLCEPAGPTPELARGYTVMAVVAGTVPLHRVADAWVKRAQEVAESVGRPADLAYVLNRNAVCAVYQARWQDVETWLARATAIVDSVGDLRLAEECRALLTVSAMYRGQFSRGLPLMDWLEASAVRRGSAQTQHWAQHYRAHMLLRLGEHARARVALEPALAWTDAHGGATDRIITDGTLALLCLREGDAAGARAAAEKALVRLSAGKPVAHFVYFGATAVAEVLLTLLARETPGPGLQALTHSARAALTEVERFAKVFPFGEPAAWLWRGCEAWLAGKHRKAFRAWKRCIAESEVRGTPYEAARARLEWARHLPSGEAERAELLRRAAEDFTRLGAREDLARTLAEQGTAG from the coding sequence CCACCCGCACGTCATCCGGGTGCTGGACTACGGCTTCGACGCGGAGGGCCGGCCCTACCTGGCCATGGACCTGCTGGAGGACGCGCGCACGCTGGTGGAGGCCGGCACGGACGCGCCCCTGACGGTGCAGGTGGGGCTGCTCATCCAGACGCTCCAGGCGCTCGCGTACCTGCACCGGCGCGGCATCATCCACCGCGACCTGAAGCCCGGGAACGTGCTGGTGGTGCGCGGCCAGGTGAAGGTGCTCGACTTCGGCCTGGCCGTGGGCCGCGACCAGCAGGGCCGCCGCGCGCAGCCCGCGGGCACCCCCGGCTACCTGGCCCCGGAGCTCTTCGAGGACCAGCCCCCGTCCGAGCTGACCGACCTCTTCGGCTTCGGCGCCATGGCGTGCCAGATGTTCTTCGGCCGGCTGCCCCACGCGGGCCAGGTGTTCGCGACGCCGGGCTTCCCGCCCGCGCTCAAGGCCCTGCTGGAGCAACTGGTCGCGCCCGAGGCGCACCGCCGGCCGCGCGACGCGGAGGCCGTCATCACCGCGCTGAGCGACGCCGTGGGCCAGCCCCGGCCCGCCGAGTCCGCCGCCACGCGCGAGAGCTTCCTCCAGTCCGCGCGCTTCGTGGGCCGCGTGGCGGAGCGCGAGCACCTGACGGGCGTGCTCGACGCGGCGCTCGCGGGCCACGGCGGCGCGTGGCTCATCGGCGGCGAGAGCGGCGTGGGCAAGTCGCGCCTCCTGGAGGAGGTGCGCTCGCTGGCGCTGGTGCGCGGCGCGATGGTGCTGCGCGGCCAGGCGGTGGACACCGGCGGCGTGCCCTACCAGGAGTGGCGCGCGGTGCTGCGCTGGCTGCCCATGCTCACGGAGCTGTCCGACCGCGAGGCGCGCGTGCTCCGGCCGCTGGTGCCGGACATGGAGGCGCTGCTCGGCCGCGAGGTGCCCGCCGCGCCGGAGCTGGACGCGGACATGGCGCAGCTGCGCCTGCACCAGACGGTGGAGGACCTCTTCGCCCGCCTGTCGCAGCCCACCGTGGTCATCCTGGAGGACCTGCACCAGGCGCACGCCGAATCGCTCCAGCTCCTCGCGCAGCTCGCGGCCCGGGCGCCGGGGCTGCCGCTGCTGTTGCTCGTGAGCTTCCGCGACGACGAGTCCCCGCAGCTGCCGGAGCGCCTGCCCGGCACGAGCGTGCTGCGGCTGCAGCGGTTGAACGCGGAGGAGATCGCCCAGCTGGGCGAGTCCATGCTGGGCGCCGTCGGCCGCCGGCCCGACGTGGTGGAGCTCTTGCGCCGCGAGTCGGAGGGCAACCCGTTCCTGCTGGTGGAGGTGGTGCGCGCGCTGGCGGAGGACGCGGGCGGCCTGGACCGGCTGGGCGCCGTCGCGCTGCCCCAGCGCGTGTGGGCGGGCGGCATGCGCGCGCTGGTGCAGCGCCGGCTGGAGAAGGTGCCCCGGGACGCGCGGGAGCTCCTGGACGTGGCGGCGCTCCTGGGCCGGGAGCTGGACCTGGGGGTGCTGGAGCGGGCCGCGCCCGGCGTGGACGTGGAGGCGTGGCTCACCGACTGCGCGGCGGCGGCGGTGCTGGACGTGGCGGACGGCCGCTGGCGCTTCGCGCACGACAAGCTGCGCGAGCGGCTGCTGGAGGACCTGTCCCCCACGCTCCGCCCCGCGCTCCACCGGCGCGCGGCCCTGGCGCTGGAGGCGGCGCACCCCAAGGGCCACGCCGCCGCGCTGTCGTACCACTGGGGGCAGGCCGGGGACGCGGCGCGCGAATCGCATCACGCGCGGATCGCGGGCGAGGAGGCGCTGGCGGTGGGGGCGTGCCGCGAAGCGCTGCCGCTGCTCTCGCGGGCGCTGGCGGTCGCGCCCCAGACCACGCCGCTGGAGCGGGGCCGCGTGGAGGCGCTGCTGGCGGAGGCGCATTTCCAGCTGGGAGACCTGGAGGCCTTCCGCGCGCACGCGGAGTCGGCGCTCGCGCACTTCGGCTGGCGCGTGCCCTCGTCGCGCGTGGCGTGGGTGCTGGGCACGCTGACGCAGACGCTGTCCCGGCTGGCGCAGAGCGCGCGGCCGGATGCGTACGTGGATGACTCCCGGCGGCGCCGGGAGTCGCGGCGGTTGGCGGGCCGGCTGCTGATGCGGCTCACCGACGCGTTCATCTACGCGCAGGAGGCGCTGCCGGTGCTCTGGAGCGGCCTGCGCATGCTCAACCTGTGCGAGCCCGCGGGGCCCACGCCGGAATTGGCGCGCGGGTACACGGTGATGGCGGTGGTGGCGGGCACGGTGCCGTTGCACCGCGTGGCGGACGCGTGGGTGAAGCGGGCGCAGGAGGTGGCGGAGAGCGTGGGCCGCCCGGCGGACCTGGCCTACGTGCTCAACCGCAACGCGGTGTGCGCGGTGTACCAGGCGCGCTGGCAGGACGTGGAGACGTGGCTCGCCCGGGCGACGGCCATCGTGGACTCGGTGGGAGACCTGCGGCTGGCGGAGGAGTGCCGCGCGCTGCTCACCGTGTCCGCCATGTACCGGGGCCAGTTCTCGCGGGGCCTGCCGCTGATGGACTGGCTGGAGGCGTCCGCGGTGCGCCGGGGCTCGGCGCAGACGCAGCACTGGGCCCAGCACTACCGGGCCCACATGTTGCTGCGGCTGGGTGAGCACGCCCGCGCCCGCGTGGCGCTGGAGCCGGCGCTCGCGTGGACGGACGCGCATGGCGGCGCCACCGACCGCATCATCACGGACGGCACGCTGGCGCTCCTGTGCCTGCGCGAGGGCGACGCGGCGGGGGCTCGCGCGGCGGCGGAGAAGGCGCTGGTGCGGCTGTCCGCGGGCAAGCCGGTGGCGCACTTCGTCTACTTCGGCGCGACGGCGGTGGCGGAGGTGCTGCTCACGCTGCTGGCGCGCGAGACGCCCGGGCCCGGACTGCAGGCGCTCACGCACAGCGCGCGGGCCGCGCTCACGGAGGTGGAGCGCTTCGCGAAGGTGTTCCCCTTCGGCGAGCCCGCGGCGTGGCTGTGGCGCGGCTGCGAGGCGTGGCTCGCGGGCAAGCACCGCAAGGCGTTCCGCGCGTGGAAGCGCTGCATCGCGGAGTCCGAAGTGCGGGGGACGCCCTACGAGGCGGCGCGCGCGCGGCTGGAGTGGGCGCGGCACCTGCCCTCGGGCGAAGCGGAGCGCGCGGAGTTGCTGCGGCGGGCAGCGGAGGACTTCACCCGGCTGGGGGCGCGCGAGGACCTGGCGCGGACCCTGGCCGAACAAGGGACGGCAGGGTGA